A region of the Sphaerodactylus townsendi isolate TG3544 linkage group LG15, MPM_Stown_v2.3, whole genome shotgun sequence genome:
TCCTCTTCCACCCTGCCAAATTTCCCCGGGCCTTCTCTAGAACCTGCTTTGATGCCTTTCCTTCAGTTTTAAGGTAAAGAGGCTACTATATCATATGCTGTAGCAAAATTTTGCTATCAGGCTGCTAAGAAACAGAATGCTCTAAAAAAGCAAGCCAATGACTTTataaacaaaaaacagaattCTAGAGATGAACTGGAGACTATCTACTTTGCTTATGGTTGTAAATTAGTGTTGATCTTTTTCTTTTGACATTTGATACCTGTTTCAACCCAACATTTACAATACAAGCTTTACAACTAGAGTTCTTTTTGTTGTAATTGACAAATTCTAGTCTAATGACCGTAATGAAGACTTGTTGTTTTGACAACTATTGCTGGATGCCTTGGGGAGGGGGTTAGGGAAGGGTAAAATCTTTGCAGTAAACTGAGTAGAAAGGCAAACTTTGGTCATGTAATAGTGGTGTAGTCTAGACCGCTGCAGCTGCTGGAATTAGCTTAGGAGCCCTGCCTGCATTGATTCTGGTAATTTTATATTTGAGACAAAATTGCTCTGTTTAGGATAAGGCTATTGAAagggtcgaaggctttcacagctggattcaactggttgtggtgggttttctgggctgtgtgtatacacctctgaagatgccagccacagatgcaggcgaaacgttaggcacaagatccaccagaccatggccacacagcccggaaaacccaccacaacctattGAAAGGGTATTTGTGTGTGGGTGAGGGGAGTGAATGTTCCCTCCTATATTCTCACACTTGTTTGTATTTCTGTATCTAAGCGAGAAGCCAGGGGGCTTAAACCGAAAACATGGCTGTATTTGAAGCACGATGTCGTCACAGTCCTGCCACAGGAACCATGAATGAGTTGGACTTCACCGTTTGTGCTTGAGCTTCAAGGCCCAGCGTTCCCAGCATTGTCTCACTCATGACACAGCAGGTGTGAAATCACAAAGAGGCAAAAACTATGACGGTCAAGCAGGGAACAGCGAAAACCTTGAGTCTTCGGAGCGAGACTCTGCTTGAACAGTGCTTCTTGCCTGTGGGGAAAATGGAAGAACTGGATCCAGCAGAGTCGGTGCCAGAAGAAGACCTGAAGAGCATAAGAAAAAGACCTTTTATTATCCAGGCAGGGACATCTGAAGAGCTTCTGAGATGTGTGGCATTGGCACAATCCAAGAATCAATACCAGGAGACACAAGGGAGTTGGGGAGTCCAGTGGCGGGAGACAGTTGCTCCTGAAGTCACGTCTGCCTCGTCTCCTGCATGGGGCAACCTTCAAGTGCCTCCGCTTACACCGGCAGATGACGTCGAAGTCTATCTGTCCACCTTCGAACGTGTGGCTGATGCCTGCCACTGGCCAAGAGACCGATGGGCGCCCCGACTTGCGCCTGCCCTTCGTGGGGCcgcccgagaggcctactgccgcCTCAGCACGAGAGACAGGGAAGATTACGAGAAGGTGAAAGTCGCCATCTTGCATGGCTGCGACGTCGGTAGGGAGTCTCGACGGCGGCGTTTCAGGCAGTTTGGTCTCCAGGAGGCCGAGGGGCCCCGCCAGGCTTGGGGGTGTTTGCGCGAACTTTGCCATCGGTGGCTGAAGCCTGATATCTATTCTAAGGAGCAGATTCTGGAGCTgttgatcctggagcagttcttgAACATTTTTCCAGAGGAAGTGCGGACTTGGGTTTGGGAGTGTCATCCGGAGAACTGTGCCCAGGCTGTGACCCTTGTGGAAGGGCTCACCCTCAGGCGGCAAGGGGCCAAGAGGTCAGACGTGCAGGTGATGTGGCCTTCAGGGTCCAAATTTTGGAGAGTGTTATCCTTGTAGGAAAGAAAGCATTATTTGTGTATCTATTTatatgtcattcattcattcatttagcctttatttagcataaacagtataaaaagtataaaatcacatctaaatcgcatcaaaatacaaacttgcaacatataacaaattaagttgattcatacatactgttgcttgtgggatatttccagcagaaagttcgcagccatttcacagaatgtagcatcagaattatttaataagaacaatatgtGAGggtgtgagggcgatctggctgcgacatctgtcaccccattgatcaccagggttgattcggctgatctggctggctaggcgggtgtcccctacctccctcaccgctccatgtgcgtccctcccgaagctgcgcgctcggtggaagaggacgaccatcccagatcaCAAGGAGTGTATGCGTTGCCCGGTCAAGGGTATCTGATAGCTGCAGCATCCCCTGCTAGGAGACACTCCAAGACGAATggaatttatttatatgtatttttagcctgCCCCTTACTTGAAGGTCAAAGGGCGAGTTGCAACATAATATAAAAGTCATAAAATATTGATAAACCTAAAAACAATGACAACACATAAGAATAGAACAAGAAAACTTACTTAAAATCCATAAAAACCTTTTCAAACATATCGACGTTCATAAAACTTATTAAGATTAATTGAAACCcgtttaaaaattcataaaaccgatttaaaaaatcataggctcattccgcacatgcagaataatgcactttcaaactgctttcagtgctctttgaagctgtgtggaatagcaaaatccacttgcaaacagttgtgaaagtggtttgaaaatgcattattctgcgtgtgcggaaggggcctcagttactTCAGGAAATGGTACAAAATTCCCAGGAACTCACTTCCGCCTGTAGGAGCTTTCCTAATTATTTCATATCTCATTTGTTTTCTCCTATACATCCAGAGAGAGAGtgagttaggccccttctgcacgtgcagaataaagcactttcagtccactttcaatgcattgaagctggattttactttgcggaatagcaaaatccactttcaaacaagtgtgaaagtgaattgaatatgcattattttgcatgtgcagaagggaccagagagagagagatcgagagagaaaagcaggttatgtAATCCTTCTTTTGCAACATAGATTTTATCCATATTATCTTTTTCTGTGCCTTATCTGCTCATTTGTTGGCTTAGGTCTGGAAGCAAGTAGTGGAGCTCCATTATAAGGGACGAGTCCCACCAAAGCTTCTGCTGCTATTGTCCACACAGCCttgctgtgacatcacagcaaaaTGGCCAATTGTGGCCAAACATGCAGCTCTGTAAAGGAAACCCTTGATGACAATGTAAGGCAAGAAGAGCTCAGATATGAGGTACTGTAGaaagagcaattttttttcaagctctggctcattccgcacatgcagaataatgcactttcaaactgctttcagtgctctttgaagctgtgcggaatagcaaaatccacttgcaaacagttgtgaaagtggtttgaaaacgcattattttgcatgtgcggaaggggcctctgttccaGGGAAGCTTGGCAGGTGATCTAGGACTCCTCAAACAGGAAATCAGTAATGGCAGATAAGCCCCTCTGAAAGACTTAGGACTTGTGAACCTGCCCTGAAATTTGCAGTCACATGACAGTGTGAGGTGAATTACAGAAAGCACTGATTTACTCAAGGGTAACTGTGAAGTCCCATAGGCCTGGTCAGTATTCCATGTGAGCCACGAACTATGCCCAGAGGAGCTGAGCAGCAAGCACTCAGGGGGGATCGCTGATAGGCTGGTTAAAGTGGAAATGGTTTGCTGATGGTACGATTTTCAAGGAAACACAGGTGGTCCCTGACCCCTCAGATCAGTCGACTGGCCTGTGAGAGCCAGGACCTTCCAGAGACGATGGCCACCCTGGTGGaacctcttcctccagctgtccgggcccttgGGATCAAGCAAGTTCAATACCGCTAACAAAGAGAAGTGTGAATATAGCGGCATTCAAAAGGGACCAGCTCTGGCGGTGCCCCTTTTGAAACTGCTTttagataaggtgaccagattttcacctttgtaaCCATTTGGGACCCATTGGCCGCTTAGGAGGATTTAGCACTGCTAGGATTTTCTTGGGGCGCCTCTTACCCCTTGAGTTTCcccccctgtcacagggcagagAAATTATAACATAACTGTATTGAGATTTTTATGTTGTGTACCTTGGCGGAGCGCCCCAGATGGATGTGCGGCTATTTAAAAAGAATGCGGAGAATTAAAAAACAAGCTAAGAACAGTTCTAAGTGTCCGTGGGAGAGCCACTTGCATGTCAGAAAGCACCGCAGCTattgactgtcccaccaaaagcgggacatctggtcaccttattattGGAGTGAGAAACACTGAAATATTACTTAAGATATCTTTAAAGTAGGACTATTTCAAAACAGGTGGAAATAAAGACTCTCAGACAGAGGAGAAACATGGAGTAGGCTTCTCACCAATGGCTAAGAACTTTGAACTGAACGCCCTGGAGATGGGCTTGATGGTTACCTGTTAGGCATAGAATCATTTGGGGTGATTTGTCCTTGGAACTCCTGCAgtacagagattttttttgggggggaagggggaacttTAGTGAAAAGTCCCCCCTTTCCCACATTTCATCCCAGACATCCCATTCTAGCTTGGAAATATGTGTGGTTGAATCTCAGGTCACTGTTCGCATGAAGGTGGAGGAGGAAGTGATCTCTGAGGAGGAGATGGTGTCCCCTGCCTCATTGTGGGACGTTCCTGGCTCTCAGTCCCACCCTACACACCACTCACAGGCGGCAGCAGGATGGAATGAACCCCCCGAAGCACAGCATGAACTGACTAGAGAAAAAGCTCAGCCTTCACTGGAGTtaggtaatttattttatttatttataccctactttcctCTCTCTTTGGGACTGAAAGGAGACTATCATATTATTCTTCCCTCCTCTGCTCCATCCATAGCAATTCCGTGAGGTAGATTTGGCAGAAAGATTTGAAAGATGACCCCACTCATAGGAACAATAATACCAGAAGAGCTCCGTTACAATTCATGTTTTCGTATGTCCTATGGCTGTTAGTTGCGTTTAGTTATTTATTACATGTGTACTACTCCATTCCTCCAGGATTGTCCCAATTTTTATTCACAATTGTGAGAAAGGTTAGATTAATGTGTAGTTACTTACCCAAGGCCACTCAGTAAACCTCACAGGTGAGTAAGGGTTTGAACATAGGTCCTTGTCTAAACAACTGTAATAAACAACTAGCACAAATGTTAGTATTGCATCCACAACAATTGGGCATCCATGATAACAGCGAAACCAGAAGTGGGGCCGTAATTTTGGCAGGACGTTGTACGTAAGGAAAGCATTGCACCAGCTGTTCATGGTTAATGAATTTTAGAAGACCGCTGGAATAAGCAGTCATGAAAATGGTTTCTCCCCTTCATTTTGAAGTAGTCTCGGTCATCCTCGAGGTTCCTGTTGAAACATGTTTTGCGCCACTATTGAGTGCGCCGTAGGTAATAATGCAGCgtgattgctgtggtcagacatgtgtgtgagggcttgaggtgtgatgtgatggtggtttgggggtgacggTGCAGAAATTatggtcatcctcgaggatccctgtGGATCCTCATTTTACCTTTTTCCGTTCCTTAGTTTGTCCTTTTGGACCACTGTGTTTAGTTCTAATGGACCACTTGCTATTGATAATaataatcaagcctttattggcatagtgaacaataaaataaatatagcaaGATAAAACTGGTAAAAATAATGGAAACACAGagcaaagaataaaatgttaagtaaaaaaaaattactgctggcttttgataatttccaagagaaagtctgccactatcacacagaaggaaggatctggattattcagcaagtagtgtaatctaaataaaactGGGAGATCATttgagaataagaagagtttggatttatattccccctttctctcctgtaggagactcaaaggggcttacaatctcctttcccttcccccctcgcaagaaacaccctgtgaggtaggtggggctgagagagctcagaagaactgtggctagcccaaggtcacccagctggcatgtgttggagtgcacaggctaatctgaattccccagataagcctccacagctcaagcagcagagtggggttcctccagattagaattcaccttaaccactatgccactgctgcgtagtaagattcacatactagGATCTGATTTCATTGAACCTGGGACAGTATATTAACTGGTGGGCCAAAGGTTCGACTAAGCCAGCATTACACGTACACAATCTTTTATTGGGCCACTATGTTTGGTTTTATTGGCGTGGTTCAGAGGTGTTGAACCTGTTGAAGAGACAACAACAGCCCCATTTGACAAAGTGTGTTTCAGCCTGGGCACGCTTGTGCTCTTTCATACACATTGACTCTTAGTGGCTCAGCAAGCTGCTTAAGCAGGTTTGGGCAGATTGCACTGTATAGCTGCTGCTGGCCTTAAACTCGAACAGGCCGTGACTGGTTTAGTGAGTGGGTGCTGGGATACCTactacccatcagcccctgaggcTGGTCATGGTGCCATGGGCAGAGGCAGCTTGGTTGCCAAGTAACCTCTGAGGCTGAAATGGCCTGGAAATCAAGCTAGAGCAAGCTGCGGAGGGAGAACTGGACCTTTTGAGGCATTGTAGGTAGTGAGGttcagcttaattttttttcaacattagcgtaaggtgaccagatggtcaccttcgtgaaccgggacggggggtaggtggctgcgtgcgcatgcgtgtactgccttctggggcttgccgtttggcgggaaacggcaagccccagaaaccCGATATCTGACGTAGCAGTGGGAgggctgcagcactgccttcgCGCCCAGGTAATGTGAAAGCCTCCATCAAGTTTCAATTTAAATAACCGGCAGGACAAATTAGTTTGGTAGGACGCTGTCCATAAAGCGGGGCAATCTGTCAGCTTGCATTAGCGTGATAGTATTTGAAGTCTGCTTACAAaaacatgacatctcttctgcACGAGGAGTGTGAAATTTCTccagcaaagagaaaaaaaaatgtgaattttagatgtattaaaacaactaaagaagTGACATGAAATGTGGGTTCCAAAACCAGCAGATGTACATGGGAAGAGGGGGAGAGGTCTAGCCAAAGAAGTGGATATTTGGTGttgcatcctttaaaaaaacttttcaaatgAATGGTAGAAGCATTGGGAAAACTCGCAACGTATAAAGCTTTTGGGAACAAAAAGTTCTCAAAATGGTGTGGTGAAAAAACTGtattttcatttctattttcATTCCTACATGtagatgaagaggagtttggatttgtacccagcTTtcgtctcctgtaaggagactcaaggcagcctacaaattccttcccttccgctcctcacaacaggcaccttttgaggcaggtggggctgagagagttcagagagaactgtgactgacccaaggtcatccagcaggcttcatgtgtagcaatagggaaacaaatcaggttcaccagatatgtgtctgccgctcttaaccactacccaaccagggttccgtggtaccctggggtgccatgtgGCTGCGTCAGAATTGCCATGAAAATGCTACTGCCCTCCACACCACAATCAAATGGTTTTTGAAGGTGGCGGTTGGAAGACTCATTGGCTCCCTATAAACAACATTGACAAAACAGCATTGTTGTA
Encoded here:
- the LOC125444928 gene encoding zinc finger protein 24-like — encoded protein: MTVKQGTAKTLSLRSETLLEQCFLPVGKMEELDPAESVPEEDLKSIRKRPFIIQAGTSEELLRCVALAQSKNQYQETQGSWGVQWRETVAPEVTSASSPAWGNLQVPPLTPADDVEVYLSTFERVADACHWPRDRWAPRLAPALRGAAREAYCRLSTRDREDYEKVKVAILHGCDVGRESRRRRFRQFGLQEAEGPRQAWGCLRELCHRWLKPDIYSKEQILELLILEQFLNIFPEEVRTWVWECHPENCAQAVTLVEGLTLRRQGAKRSDVQVTVRMKVEEEVISEEEMVSPASLWDVPGSQSHPTHHSQAAAGWNEPPEAQHELTREKAQPSLELAGTRTPSQTADNPSEEDPVSPEMLKDVSGNMGEAKFSEWEDKQLGVQDGSSEDELTSQKTEVRKFSAFLPSGTLQTREEPKDIESQTNTFFWGEKPHQCRECGESFRAKQELSLHKGIHRQERPFPCAVCGKRFTRLYHLTTHLRIHSGEKPYRCTECGKRYADASNFYKHQRSHATENPYECTECGKTFGDPSNFYKHQKGHQGDRPYICDTCGDCFSRQKDLFAHQKSHEDGRVPSLY